A stretch of Porites lutea chromosome 5, jaPorLute2.1, whole genome shotgun sequence DNA encodes these proteins:
- the LOC140937009 gene encoding high affinity copper uptake protein 1-like — MNHDNHDHHHSHGDMPTMNATHSPTTMVHMMMMKMYFHASKDATILFEDWKVDTVGGIVASCIGIFVLAALYEGLKVFREVMKRRYSYLVSVDLSETKTYGIGPSQTTVVTESRGQSPRSRIFNWHHFLQTFLHVVQVTVSYFLMLIFMTYNVWLCLAVVLGAGFGYFVFGWMINKVVDIYEHCH; from the exons ATGAATCACGACAATCACGACCATCACCACAGTCACGGAGATATGCCCACTATGAACGCTACACATTCCCCAACGACGATGGTtcatatgatgatgatgaag atGTATTTCCATGCTAGTAAGGATGCAACTATTTTGTTTGAAGATTGGAAAGTAGACACTGTAGGAG GTATTGTTGCCTCCTGCATTGGGATCTTTGTTCTAGCTGCCCTCTACGAAGGTCTTAAAGTGTTTAGGGAGGTTATGAAAAGAAGATACAGCTATCTTGTGAGTGTGGATTTGTCTGAAACAAAGACATATGGTATAGGACCATCCCAGACTACTGTTGTCACAGAATCAAGAGGGCAGTCTCCAAG GTCTCGAATATTCAACTGGCATCATTTCCTTCAAACCTTTCTTCATGTTGTGCAGGTTACTGTCAGTTATTTCCTCATGTTGATCTTTATGACATACAATGTGTGGCTGTGTCTTGCTGTGGTCCTTGGTGCAGGCTTTGGTTATTTTGTCTTTGGCTGGATGATTAATAAAGTGGTGGATATTTATGAACACTGCCACTGA